The genomic segment CTGCGCCTCCACGTGTTTCCGGAGCCTTTCCGCCAACTCCTTGCCCGTAATGGTGATTTCCCCGATCCAGTTTTCAATGCTGTCGGAGACCAGGGACTGGCCACCGAAGTCCGGGGTGATGAGCAGAGTTCGCAGGCGTTTTCTGGCGGCGTAGACTGCGGCCGCAGCCCCGGCCGGTCCGGCGCCGATGATGATGGTGTCGTAGAGTTGCGGTTCCATAAAGGCCCCTCACTGATGAAAAGTGCACTTGGCAGCGCGCTGATTGGAGGTTAAAAAAACCGGGTGCGTGCCATTTTGCCTCTCAAGCGCGGGACAGTGCCGGGCCATGGTGAGGTACCGTCACCCTATAAGCGGCTCCGACCCGCGTGCGGGCGCGTGCTGCTGGACTCTGTCCCGCGGTGGTCCCACCCTGGTCCCGGGGTAATAATCCGACCACCCTATGGCGCGGTGATAACCCCTGCAAAGCAGTCAGCTTTCCCAAACCCAACAATTCTCGGCAGAGATTCCTGACCAAAGAAGAGGCAACGACCCTGCTTGACGCTCTCCGCAAACGCAGTCCTCAGTTGGCCAGGATTGCCACCATGTCGCTATACGGGGGATTGCGTCTCAGTGAAGTCCTGGGTCTCACCTGGTCTAATGTTGACCTGGGTAATGGGATCATTTATGCTCAAGATACCAAGAACAAGGAATCCCGTCCAATTTTTATAACCGACCCTATAAAACAAGTACTTGATGAAATGACCCCAAGTTCTCCTGCTGATCGCCTATTTAAAACCAAGACCGGAAACCCCGTTCAATGGCTGAGTAAGGTTTTTTGGGCGGTGGTGAAGGGGATAGGTTTCAATGACGGCATTAGTGATACCCGGGAGAAAGTGTGTTTTCATAGTCTGAGACATACTTATGCGTCGTGGGCAGTCATGGCCGGGGTACCGCTTTATGTGGTCGGGCAGGCCATTGGCCACAAATCCCTGGTCATGACTGCAAGGTATGCGCACCTGGCCCCGGATAGCCATAGAGCCGCATTCGAGGCAGTAGCTCTGGTGAAGGCTGAGCAGGGAACCGAGCAATATGAAGCAAAGAAATAATATGAACATTGAGTGCTGGAACCTCCTCGGAGTTTCCAGGCATATCCGGGAGCTACGAGCAGAGATAGCCGAGGTGGCCCAGAAACCTTTAACCGTTTTGATTCAAGGGCCCAGCGGAACCGGAAAAGAACTTATTGCCAAGGATATTCACCATCATAGCCCCAGGAAAAATTTTCCCTTCGTGATTGTCAACTGCGGCGCTATTGTTGGGGACCTCTTTGAAAGTGAACTTTTCGGCCATGAGAAAGGGGCATTTACTGGAGCACTAATTAAGA from the Desulfobaccales bacterium genome contains:
- a CDS encoding site-specific integrase, with amino-acid sequence MVPPWSRGNNPTTLWRGDNPCKAVSFPKPNNSRQRFLTKEEATTLLDALRKRSPQLARIATMSLYGGLRLSEVLGLTWSNVDLGNGIIYAQDTKNKESRPIFITDPIKQVLDEMTPSSPADRLFKTKTGNPVQWLSKVFWAVVKGIGFNDGISDTREKVCFHSLRHTYASWAVMAGVPLYVVGQAIGHKSLVMTARYAHLAPDSHRAAFEAVALVKAEQGTEQYEAKK